One region of Primulina tabacum isolate GXHZ01 chromosome 1, ASM2559414v2, whole genome shotgun sequence genomic DNA includes:
- the LOC142552408 gene encoding protein GRAVITROPIC IN THE LIGHT 1-like, whose translation MQHTGAKDTQLRESSNQKVHPQPMVDATNQNPEAMENLVSKIFTNISSLKSAYIQLQSAHTPYDPDKIQAADKLVISELKILSELKHFYREHNPKPVCVSPQDSRLAAEIQEQQSLLKTYEVMVKKFQSEIQNKDSEILQVQQLIEEANQKRVKLEKNLKLRGLSTKETEGGGNENRYSSLELSPDLFRSAVEAASRAIHDFSKPLINMMKAAGWDLDAAANSIEPDIVYAKRAHKKYAFESHICQRMFIDFQDESYSIKPENPLEIPNDNLFQQYVALREMDPLDAVCQTPDSAFGKFCQNKYLILIHPKMEASFFGNLDQWNFIMGGGHPRTAFYQAFLKLAMSIWLLHMLAHSFDPPVKIFQVKRDNEFSEVYMESVVKKYITEDGDQNPKVGLMVMPGFWIGGGVIQSQVYLTGIKVTE comes from the coding sequence ATGCAACACACTGGTGCGAAAGATACCCAACTTCGTGAAAGCAGCAACCAAAAGGTTCATCCCCAACCAATGGTAGATGCCACAAATCAAAATCCTGAAGCTATGGAAAACCTAGTATCTAAGATATTTACAAACATATCTTCTCTGAAGTCAGCTTACATTCAACTTCAATCTGCTCACACTCCTTATGACCCTGACAAAATTCAAGCTGCTGATAAACTCGTAATATCGGAGTTGAAAATTTTATCTGAACTCAAGCACTTCTATAGAGAGCACAACCCCAAACCTGTCTGTGTTTCTCCGCAAGACTCCCGGCTAGCTGCTGAGATTCAAGAACAGCAGAGCTTGTTAAAAACATACGAGGTCATGGTGAAAAAgtttcagtctgagattcagaatAAAGATTCCGAGATCCTTCAAGTACAACAGCTTATTGAAGAGGCAAATCAGAAACGTGTAAAACTTGAGAAGAACTTAAAGCTCAGAGGCTTGTCAACCAAAGAAACTGAAGGGGGTGGTAATGAAAATAGATATTCATCATTGGAGTTGTCACCGGATCTTTTCAGGTCAGCAGTGGAAGCTGCTTCCAGGGCCATCCACGACTTTTCCAAGCCATTGATTAACATGATGAAAGCAGCTGGATGGGATCTTGACGCGGCAGCAAACTCCATAGAGCCAGATATTGTTTATGCAAAGCGAGCTCACAAGAAATATGCCTTTGAATCTCACATATGCCAAAGAATGTTCATTGATTTCCAAGATGAAAGCTATTCCATAAAACCAGAAAACCCACTAGAGATTCCGAATGACAATTTGTTCCAGCAGTATGTTGCCTTGAGGGAAATGGATCCTCTAGATGCCGTATGCCAGACTCCAGATTCAgcttttggaaaattttgccAGAACAAATACCTCATACTGATCCATCCAAAAATGGAAGCCTCATTTTTTGGAAACCTAGACCAATGGAATTTTATAATGGGAGGTGGGCATCCTAGGACTGCCTTTTACCAGGCTTTTCTGAAACTTGCCATGTCGATTTGGCTTTTGCACATGTTGGCACATTCTTTTGATCCTCCCGTCAAAATCTTTCAAGTGAAGCGTGACAATGAGTTTTCGGAAGTTTATATGGAAAGCGTCGTTAAAAAGTACATTACAGAAGACGGTGATCAAAATCCTAAAGTCGGCCTAATGGTTATGCCTGGCTTTTGGATTGGTGGTGGCGTGATCCAGTCCCAAGTCTACCTTACAGGTATAAAAGTGACTGAATGA
- the LOC142552420 gene encoding transketolase, chloroplastic: MASSSSLVPSQAMLSRAAITRHGSTTTTSSPSLFLPSFSGLKSTSTTTYSISGRRSIPATIRLPVIASAAVETLKKTDTALIDKSVNTIRFLAIDAVEKANSGHPGLPMGCAPMGHVLYDEIMRYNPKNPYWFNRDRFVLSAGHGCMLQYALLHLAGYDSVKEEDLKSFRQWGSKTPGHPENFETPGVEVTTGPLGQGIANAVGLALAEKHLAARYNKPDSEIVDHYTYVIVGDGCQMEGISNEVCSLAGHWGLGKLIAFYDDNHISIDGDTEIAFTESVDSRFEGLGWHVIWVKNGNTGYDEISAAIKEAKAVKDKPTLIKVTTTIGFGSPNKANSYSVHGSALGAKEVEATRKNLGWPYEPFHVPEDVKNHWSRHVPEGASFEAEWNAKFAEYEKKYPEEAAELKSIITGELPAGWEMALPTYTPESPADATRNLSQQNLNALAKVLPGLLGGSADLASSNMTLLKMFDDFQKNTPEERNIRFGVREHGMGAICNGIALHSPGIIPYCATFFVFTDYMRAAMRISALCEAGVIYVMTHDSIGLGEDGPTHQPIEHVASFRAMPNILMLRPADGNETAGAYKVAVLNRKRPSVLALSRQKLTQLPGTSIEGVEKGGYIISDNSSNNKPDVILIGTGSELEIAAKAGDELRNEGKKVRVVSFVSWELFDEQSDEYKESVLPSAVTARVSIEAGTTFGWGKIVGSKGKSIGIDRFGASAPAGKIYKEFGITAEAVIAAAKELL; the protein is encoded by the exons ATGGCTTCTTCTTCCTCCCTTGTACCATCCCAAGCCATGCTATCGCGCGCGGCCATTACCCGCCATggctccaccaccaccacctcctccccGTCCTTGTTCCTTCCTTCCTTCTCGGGCTTGAAATCTACCTCCACGACCACGTACTCCATCTCAGGCCGCCGCAGCATCCCCGCCACCATCCGCCTTCCAGTTATCGCTTCCGCAGCAGTTGAAACCTTAAAGAAAACTGACACTGCTCTTATCGATAAATCCGTCAACACGATCAGATTCTTGGCAATCGATGCCGTCGAGAAAGCTAATTCGGGGCACCCTGGTCTGCCCATGGGATGCGCTCCGATGGGTCACGTGTTGTACGATGAAATCATGAGGTACAATCCTAAGAATCCTTATTGGTTTAATCGTGACCGCTTTGTGCTTTCCGCTGGACATGGGTGTATGCTACAGTACGCGCTGCTTCACCTCGCGGGATATGACTCCGTCAAG GAAGAGGATTTGAAGAGTTTCCGCCAGTGGGGAAGCAAAACACCTGGTCATCCTGAGAACTTTGAGACACCTGGTGTTGAAGTCACTACTG GCCCACTTGGTCAAGGCATTGCCAATGCAGTGGGCTTGGCTCTTGCAGAAAAACACCTGGCAGCCCGCTATAACAAACCAGATAGCGAAATTGTTGACCACTACAC GTATGTTATCGTCGGTGATGGGTGTCAAATGGAGGGTATATCAAATGAAGTGTGCTCCCTTGCAGGACACTGGGGATTGGGAAAGCTTATTGCCTTTTATGACGACAATCACATCTCTATTGACGGTGACACTGAAATTGCTTTCACTGAGAGTGTTGACTCTCGTTTTGAGGGGCTTGGTTGGCATGTGATTTGGGTGAAGAATGGTAACACAGGTTATGATGAAATTAGTGCCGCTATCAAGGAAGCCAAGGCAGTAAAAGACAAGCCCACTCTGATTAAG GTAACAACTACCATTGGTTTTGGGTCCCCCAACAAGGCCAACTCATACAGTGTGCATGGAAGTGCACTGGGTGCCAAGGAAGTTGAAGCAACCAGAAAGAATCTTGGATGGCCTTACGAGCCTTTCCATGTGCCCGAAGATGTGAAGAA TCATTGGAGCCGACATGTTCCTGAGGGTGCTTCATTTGAAGCTGAATGGAATGCCAAGTTTGCTGAATATGAGAAGAAGTATCCAGAGGAAGCAGCTGAGTTGAAGTCTATCATCACTGGTGAACTACCAGCTGGTTGGGAAATGGCTCTTCCT ACGTACACACCTGAGAGCCCAGCTGATGCCACTAGAAACCTTTCTCAGCAAAATCTCAATGCTCTTGCAAAGGTTCTCCCTGGTTTGCTAGGTGGCAGTGCCGATCTCGCCTCATCCAACATGACCCTTCTCAAAATGTTTGACGACTTTCAAAAGAACACACCAGAAGAACGAAATATAAGGTTTGGTGTTCGTGAACATGGCATGGGAGCCATATGTAATGGAATAGCACTTCACAGCCCTGGCATCATTCCCTACTGTGCAACTTTCTTTGTTTTCACTGACTACATGAGAGCAGCCATGAGGATCTCCGCACTGTGTGAAGCTGGAGTAATTTACGTGATGACCCACGATTCAATCGGGCTTGGAGAGGATGGACCAACTCATCAACCTATTGAGCATGTGGCAAGTTTCCGAGCAATGCCTAACATATTGATGCTCCGTCCAGCGGACGGCAACGAGACAGCTGGTGCATACAAGGTGGCTGTTCTTAATCGGAAGAGGCCATCAGTCCTTGCCCTGTCTCGACAAAAGCTAACACAGCTTCCTGGAACATCCATCGAAGGTGTTGAAAAGGGAGGTTACATCATATCTGACAATTCATCCAATAACAAGCCTGATGTCATTTTGATTGGAACCGGTTCCGAGTTGGAAATTGCAGCAAAGGCGGGTGATGAACTTAGGAATGAAGGGAAGAAAGTAAGAGTTGTCtcctttgtttcttgggaaCTTTTCGATGAACAATCTGATGAGTACAAGGAAAGTGTTCTGCCCTCCGCAGTAACTGCTAGAGTAAGCATCGAAGCTGGAACGACATTCGGCTGGGGAAAGATTGTTGGATCTAAAGGAAAGTCCATTGGAATTGACCGATTTGGAGCTAGTGCGCCTGCAGGAAAAATTTACAAGGAGTTTGGCATCACAGCGGAAGCCGTCATAGCTGCAGCTAAAGAGCTCTTGTAG
- the LOC142520161 gene encoding uncharacterized protein LOC142520161: protein MSCRRHGFLIKHHLTTLFRHFFRRNRSSDAYLRLNPIETDAPEAVSRLIGWTRHLGTKAQAVVSRNNHAGHRYLRVGRDPVLEKPVLVPKGHIAVYVGQQDGDSQRMLVPLAYINHPLFVDLLKESEKEYGFNHPGGITIPCRISEFERVQTRIKAVQCTRKLQVRKRSKRSLTG, encoded by the coding sequence ATGAGCTGCAGGAGACATGGTTTCTTGATCAAACACCATCTAACGACGCTTTTCCGGCATTTCTTCCGGAGAAACCGCTCATCGGATGCGTACCTCCGGCTAAACCCGATCGAAACTGATGCGCCTGAGGCTGTTTCAAGGCTCATCGGCTGGACACGGCATCTCGGAACAAAAGCGCAGGCAGTGGTATCAAGAAATAATCATGCGGGACACAGATACCTCCGGGTCGGTAGAGACCCGGTTTTGGAGAAACCCGTGCTGGTTCCTAAAGGGCATATTGCGGTCTACGTGGGTCAACAAGATGGGGATTCTCAGAGGATGTTGGTTCCCCTAGCGTATATTAATCACCCTTTGTTTGTGGATTTGCTCAAAGAGTCCGAAAAGGAATACGGGTTCAATCATCCGGGTGGAATAACGATACCTTGTCGGATCTCGGAGTTTGAGCGTGTCCAGACCCGGATCAAGGCGGTTCAATGTACCCGGAAGTTGCAGGTTCGGAAAAGATCCAAAAGGAGTTTAACGGGTTAA